The Nitrospirota bacterium genome contains the following window.
GGAAGTCAGGATAAAGGTGACGGACATGGGCCCGGGCATAAAGGACGTGCAAGAGGCCATGCGCGAGGGGTTCTCCACGGCCCCGGAATGGGCCCGGGAGAAGGGCTGGGGAAGCGGCCTGGGGCTCCCCAACATAAAGAAGAACGCCGACCGCCTGAGGATAGACAGCGTGCCGGGCGAGGGGACCACCCTGGAGATTACGGTGCGCCTCGGAAAGCCGGGGGAAAACGGGGGCGTCCGGTGATCGTCAGGGACATCGTCAGTGCTGTGGAAGGCGCGGTCGAGGTGGAGGGGGACCTCGCCCAGGAGGTCACCGGCTGCTACGTGAGCGACCTGCTCTCCGACGTGCTGGCAAACAGCGCGCACGGGGACCTCTGGGTGACCCACCACACCCACCCCAACGTGGTGGCCGTGGCCGCCGTCAAGGGCCTGGCCGGGGTGGTGATGGTGGGCGGAAAGCCCCTGGACCCCGAGGCCATCGAGAGGGCCCGGGTGGAGAAGGTCAACGTCATCGTCTCGCCCCTTTCGGCCTT
Protein-coding sequences here:
- a CDS encoding ATP-binding protein, producing the protein MSRREKTVAREGFFSLRGGEFAEAGSSATALKAALSALGYPVEVSRRAAVSAFEAEMNVIIHAVAGTLRYEIGREEVRIKVTDMGPGIKDVQEAMREGFSTAPEWAREKGWGSGLGLPNIKKNADRLRIDSVPGEGTTLEITVRLGKPGENGGVR
- a CDS encoding serine kinase; its protein translation is MIVRDIVSAVEGAVEVEGDLAQEVTGCYVSDLLSDVLANSAHGDLWVTHHTHPNVVAVAAVKGLAGVVMVGGKPLDPEAIERARVEKVNVIVSPLSAFEAAGSLFGVLKGARKES